The genomic window GGCGCTGCTGGGACGCCGCAGCCATGACCCGCCCCAGGTGTGGCCGTGGCAGGAGAACGCCAGGCTCGTCATCGCCTCACCGGTGGTACGGGACGGGGACGTCGTCGCCGTCGTCGTCACCGACTCGCCCACGGGGCAGCTGCGGTCGCGGATCCTGACCGGCTGGCTGCTGATCGGCGCGGGCGAGACCGCGGCGATGCTCCTCGCGCTCGTCGCCGCGGAGCGGCTCACGGGCTGGGTGCTGCGACCGGTACGGGTCCTCGACGCCGCCACCCACGACATCGCGACGGGCAGGCTGAACTCGCGCGTCGCGGCGGCCGGCGGGCCCCCGGAACTACGGCGCCTGGCCCGCTCGTTCAACGAGATGGCGGACAACGTCGAAGAGGTGCTGGAGCAGCAGCGCGCCTTCGTCGCGGACGCCTCCCACCAGCTGCGCAACCCGCTCGCGGCCCTGCTGCTGCGGATCGAGCTCCTCGCTCTCGAACTCCCCGAGGGAAACGAGGAGATCGCCTCCGTGCGCACCGAGGGCAAGCGTCTCGCCCAGGTCCTCGACGATCTGCTGGACCTGGCGCTGGCCGAGCACGCCTCCACCGACCTCCGGCTCAGCGACATCGGCGCGCTGGCGGCGGAGCGGGTCGCGGCCTGGCGCCCGCTCGCCGACGAGAAGGGCGTGCGGCTCAGCGGCCACGGCAGCCCGGCGGTCACCGCCTGGGCCGATCCCGTCGCGCTCTCCAGCGCCCTCGACGCCGTGATCGACAACGCCCTGAAGTTCACGCCGGCGGGAGAAGAGGTCAGGGTCGAGGTCTCGGCCGACGGCGAGACCTCCACGATCGTGATCACCGACCGCGGTCCGGGCCTGACCGACGAGGAGCTCGGCCGCGTCGGCGACCGCTTCTGGCGCAGCAACCGGCACCAGAACGTCAAGGGCTCGGGCCTCGGCCTCTCCATCACCCGGGCGCTGCTCACGGCCGGCGGCGGCTCGATCTCGTACGCGCACGCCGAGCCGACCGGCCTGCGGGTGACGCTCACGGTCCCCCGCACGAGCCCGCCCACGGCCTGAGGCGGGCCACGCCGCGAGGGCGCGGTGCCCCGGGCTACGGACCCCGGGCGACCGACCCTGGGCCGCAACCCGGGCCGCGCGGCGCCGGGCGGAGCGGGTGCTCGGGGCCGCAGTGTGCCTGGGCGCGGATCCCGGGTGACCGACCTTGGGCCGCAACCCGGGCCGCGCGGCGCCGGGCGGAGCGGTGTGCGGTGGTGTGAGTGCTCGGGGCCGC from Streptomyces sp. FIT100 includes these protein-coding regions:
- a CDS encoding HAMP domain-containing sensor histidine kinase, yielding MRTRLLPLLIVLMAGVLLALGFPLAVSLAAAEQQRVVVDRLDDTARFAAQAQFVTDGISGQDERRETLEEELSRYHSVYGMRTGVFYRTDAAMARAPEFWQIPEGEGRRAFNEALLGRRSHDPPQVWPWQENARLVIASPVVRDGDVVAVVVTDSPTGQLRSRILTGWLLIGAGETAAMLLALVAAERLTGWVLRPVRVLDAATHDIATGRLNSRVAAAGGPPELRRLARSFNEMADNVEEVLEQQRAFVADASHQLRNPLAALLLRIELLALELPEGNEEIASVRTEGKRLAQVLDDLLDLALAEHASTDLRLSDIGALAAERVAAWRPLADEKGVRLSGHGSPAVTAWADPVALSSALDAVIDNALKFTPAGEEVRVEVSADGETSTIVITDRGPGLTDEELGRVGDRFWRSNRHQNVKGSGLGLSITRALLTAGGGSISYAHAEPTGLRVTLTVPRTSPPTA